A genomic region of Candidatus Zixiibacteriota bacterium contains the following coding sequences:
- a CDS encoding chemotaxis protein CheW yields MSRKAKPISIPSKTGKKSTGKKSSTAKERKKETKTIAKRKKVTAPKAGKTKKKIESIPIESGVFESEQDIIHAEFDQNITDKASVEEREEMVREEIVPAPVDNISADDQGINEPEITQDENLSDEEIQLVCFNLNYEEFGIDINNIKEINRSAEVTKIVDAPVYVKGVIDLRGSIIPVIDLRTRMGYPEQDDDKNTRIIVLDYNNNLAGIKVDAVTEVVRLKSSQVENAPEKAKTQASRFLKGIFKKEDNLILIIDGQKLT; encoded by the coding sequence ATGTCACGCAAAGCCAAACCAATATCCATTCCATCGAAAACCGGGAAAAAATCAACAGGAAAAAAGTCCTCAACGGCTAAGGAGCGAAAGAAAGAGACGAAAACCATTGCAAAGAGGAAAAAGGTAACCGCTCCAAAAGCGGGAAAAACCAAAAAGAAGATTGAATCGATACCGATTGAATCAGGAGTTTTTGAGTCCGAACAAGATATAATTCACGCTGAGTTCGATCAAAATATCACCGACAAGGCCAGCGTTGAAGAGCGAGAAGAAATGGTCAGGGAAGAAATTGTCCCCGCGCCCGTCGATAATATAAGTGCGGACGATCAGGGTATTAATGAACCGGAAATCACGCAAGATGAGAATCTGAGCGATGAGGAAATTCAACTGGTGTGTTTTAATCTCAATTATGAAGAGTTTGGGATTGATATAAATAATATCAAAGAAATCAACCGTTCCGCGGAAGTGACAAAGATTGTAGATGCCCCGGTCTATGTCAAAGGCGTCATCGATTTGAGGGGAAGCATCATTCCGGTGATTGATTTACGCACTCGAATGGGGTATCCGGAGCAAGACGATGATAAAAACACGAGGATTATTGTTCTGGATTACAATAATAATTTGGCAGGTATCAAGGTCGATGCCGTAACGGAGGTCGTTAGGCTTAAGAGTTCTCAGGTTGAAAATGCGCCTGAAAAGGCAAAAACTCAGGCATCGCGATTTCTAAAGGGTATTTTCAAGAAAGAAGATAATTTGATTTTAATCATAGATGGTCAAAAGCTGACATAG
- a CDS encoding response regulator: MPRIMIVDDETYIQVLYRKEFESEGYIVKAVSNAEDALSLTEEFSPDIIILDIELGDVNGLELLKQFREKQANCSIILNSAYSTYKSDFQSWLADAYLMKSSDLAPLKDKVKELLAEDACGTK; this comes from the coding sequence ATGCCCAGAATAATGATAGTTGACGACGAAACCTATATTCAGGTTTTATATCGGAAAGAATTCGAATCGGAGGGATATATCGTCAAAGCGGTATCGAACGCTGAAGACGCGTTGTCTTTAACTGAGGAATTCTCTCCCGATATAATTATCCTCGATATCGAACTGGGGGATGTCAACGGTCTCGAATTGTTAAAGCAATTTAGAGAAAAGCAGGCTAATTGTTCGATTATTCTGAACTCCGCTTATTCGACCTATAAGTCTGATTTTCAATCATGGCTGGCCGACGCTTATTTGATGAAATCATCAGACCTGGCCCCGTTGAAAGATAAGGTAAAAGAATTACTGGCCGAGGATGCTTGTGGAACTAAATAG
- a CDS encoding PilZ domain-containing protein, whose translation MTTGNGIKLNRHLIEELPLLIQKDITIKLPGTNNGNTVYTAKILSVDDNQLQINLPKNIDGNGYLRTSARVLVNFVLNGVLYESGADYIADNNAARILIIDSDIIKANRRLTQRLPLIIETVYTPISDLSMSSGQFSHLRWKKCQTVDFSSGGILLSTSLQADVGSYFLLNLEIDMLAGPLFVFGQVRWSAKLGYGKSGCSCGIMFITADNLHNHFSRQARTALPPIMLAFTNQKQQELGKYLTKISEKKDKGV comes from the coding sequence ATGACGACCGGGAATGGAATAAAGCTTAATCGTCATCTGATTGAAGAGCTGCCGTTGCTGATACAGAAAGATATTACTATTAAGCTCCCCGGTACGAATAATGGAAATACCGTCTATACGGCAAAAATATTATCGGTCGATGATAATCAATTGCAAATAAATCTTCCGAAGAATATTGATGGTAACGGATATTTAAGAACATCGGCGCGAGTATTGGTTAATTTTGTTCTAAATGGTGTTTTGTATGAATCCGGAGCCGATTATATCGCGGATAATAATGCCGCTCGCATTCTTATAATTGATAGTGATATTATCAAGGCGAATCGTCGATTAACCCAGAGATTACCGCTTATTATTGAAACAGTTTATACTCCGATTTCCGATTTGAGTATGTCGTCGGGGCAATTCAGTCATTTGAGATGGAAGAAATGTCAGACGGTTGATTTCTCAAGTGGAGGAATATTGCTATCAACTTCACTGCAAGCGGATGTCGGTTCATATTTCTTATTAAATCTCGAAATCGACATGTTAGCCGGTCCGTTGTTTGTATTCGGACAAGTGCGCTGGTCGGCTAAATTGGGATATGGCAAAAGCGGGTGCAGTTGCGGGATAATGTTCATAACCGCTGACAATTTACATAATCATTTTTCCCGGCAGGCGAGGACGGCATTACCGCCCATAATGCTTGCTTTTACAAACCAAAAGCAACAAGAGCTTGGAAAATATTTAACGAAAATAAGTGAAAAAAAGGATAAAGGAGTTTAG
- a CDS encoding histidine kinase dimerization/phospho-acceptor domain-containing protein → MLTEAENIPILDSYMGEHQCLENCFDANCVGVFFIDTSRCLTRLNRRAIEIFGFESVEEAHGKPLAQLEFFLSSTIIERIRNLFNTDGHFKIDCFPGTNLTGHFAYYSLSCNCAWDKSGNIAGVFGIIDDVTEQEKKHQQLNNRINELSIVSQITQAVASARDTDEILNIILTAVTARQGLGFNRAFLFMLNEDGKFLEGHLAVGPNDAEEAGKIWAALESDDRTLVETLSIYRDNFQDGGTLNDRFRALRINLTMDSLFTKAIKEKESIVIDSDDEIDDITRRYLSKMGDIRVATTPLISRDRAIGLLVVDNAITGDTITDDDRRFLKLIADQTAAAVERSYLYKDLKDRALELEDMNKRLAATQNQIIEAEKMSVIGEITAAVAHELRNPLTIIGGFANLMNKHQPVDSPDTEYLNIIVSETQRAEEVLTDVLDFSKASRTRDACLDLNQLIKESINMLTVRLGQGRSRAKLSLGESNLPFWGNYDQMLYAFYQIFQVIMNDFDGSLIPIVSTCVCDNTLRMELSFENSKNNESQINKELRLYFGASNSTKRLSLIVAEETLKYHGGIFGIESDAHSGPILYIHLPRREEAENAQNNDS, encoded by the coding sequence ATGCTAACTGAAGCAGAAAATATTCCCATACTTGATAGCTATATGGGTGAGCATCAATGTCTGGAAAACTGCTTTGACGCCAATTGCGTCGGAGTGTTTTTTATAGATACGTCTCGCTGTCTGACCAGGCTTAATCGCCGAGCGATTGAGATCTTTGGCTTTGAATCGGTCGAAGAGGCTCATGGCAAACCGTTGGCGCAACTGGAATTTTTCCTCTCCTCAACTATTATAGAGCGTATTCGAAACCTGTTCAACACCGACGGACATTTCAAGATTGATTGCTTCCCCGGCACAAACCTGACCGGGCATTTTGCTTATTACAGCCTATCATGTAACTGTGCCTGGGATAAAAGCGGAAATATAGCGGGTGTTTTCGGCATTATCGATGATGTAACCGAACAGGAGAAAAAACATCAGCAATTAAACAACCGGATAAATGAGTTATCAATTGTCTCTCAAATTACTCAGGCTGTCGCTTCGGCAAGGGATACCGATGAAATCCTGAATATTATTTTGACCGCGGTGACAGCCCGGCAGGGATTGGGTTTCAACCGAGCCTTTTTATTTATGTTGAATGAAGATGGAAAATTCCTGGAGGGGCATCTGGCGGTCGGTCCGAATGATGCCGAGGAGGCCGGGAAAATTTGGGCGGCGTTGGAGAGCGATGATCGCACCCTGGTCGAGACTTTGTCGATTTATCGTGATAATTTCCAGGACGGCGGTACTCTCAATGATCGCTTTCGGGCCCTGCGAATCAATCTGACGATGGATTCATTGTTTACAAAAGCCATCAAAGAAAAAGAATCAATTGTCATTGATTCTGACGACGAAATTGATGATATAACCCGGCGATATTTAAGCAAAATGGGTGATATCCGAGTAGCGACGACTCCTTTAATCTCACGAGACCGGGCGATTGGACTTTTAGTCGTTGACAACGCTATAACGGGGGATACCATAACCGATGATGATAGGCGCTTTTTGAAATTAATTGCCGATCAAACTGCGGCGGCGGTGGAGCGTTCGTATTTATATAAAGATTTGAAAGATAGAGCTCTGGAATTGGAAGACATGAATAAAAGGTTGGCCGCAACCCAGAACCAAATAATTGAAGCCGAGAAGATGTCGGTTATTGGAGAAATAACGGCGGCTGTTGCACATGAATTGCGCAATCCTCTGACGATAATTGGCGGTTTTGCTAACTTGATGAATAAACACCAACCGGTCGACTCCCCCGATACAGAATATCTAAATATTATTGTCTCGGAAACGCAAAGGGCCGAAGAAGTATTGACCGATGTTCTTGATTTTTCCAAAGCTTCCCGAACCAGGGATGCTTGTCTCGATCTCAATCAACTGATTAAAGAATCAATAAATATGCTTACGGTCAGGCTGGGGCAGGGCAGAAGTCGGGCCAAATTGTCATTGGGTGAATCAAATCTTCCATTCTGGGGAAATTACGATCAAATGCTTTATGCCTTTTACCAGATATTTCAAGTTATAATGAATGATTTTGATGGTTCCTTGATTCCGATAGTAAGCACCTGCGTTTGCGATAACACTCTGCGGATGGAATTGAGTTTTGAAAATTCCAAAAATAATGAAAGTCAGATAAATAAAGAACTCCGATTGTACTTCGGCGCCAGTAACAGCACTAAAAGGTTATCGTTGATCGTCGCTGAGGAAACTCTTAAATACCACGGCGGGATTTTTGGAATTGAATCAGACGCTCATAGCGGTCCGATTCTCTATATCCATCTTCCCCGGCGTGAGGAGGCTGAAAATGCCCAGAATAATGATAGTTGA
- a CDS encoding PilZ domain-containing protein, translating into MSATKHTGKGLPSTTTVDFEIRAPFKIMEDNRRRFIRIDIDAPVSYQSIKSDDGFWPTGDGPSGEGEIINISAGGILMFIEQPLLENTILSMSLRLEGCETIDNILGRVKRVEMDSGGYLVGVESITREKLNDNMSQIELGQLSTDLSSFTERLRNLLNNYIYSRKLNETDDA; encoded by the coding sequence ATGTCAGCAACCAAACACACCGGTAAAGGGTTACCGTCAACGACAACGGTCGATTTTGAGATTCGCGCGCCCTTCAAGATTATGGAGGATAATCGTCGTCGCTTTATTCGCATCGATATTGACGCACCGGTTTCGTATCAATCTATAAAATCGGACGATGGGTTTTGGCCCACGGGCGACGGTCCTTCCGGCGAGGGCGAAATCATCAATATTTCGGCTGGCGGGATACTGATGTTTATCGAACAACCCCTTTTGGAAAATACCATTCTGTCGATGTCCCTGCGCCTCGAAGGATGCGAAACGATTGATAATATCCTGGGTAGAGTCAAGCGGGTTGAGATGGATTCGGGTGGATACCTTGTCGGCGTGGAGTCGATTACCCGCGAAAAACTCAACGACAATATGAGTCAAATCGAATTGGGACAGCTATCCACTGATCTGTCGTCATTCACCGAGCGGCTCAGGAATTTGCTCAATAATTATATTTACTCAAGGAAATTAAATGAAACCGATGACGCCTAA
- a CDS encoding GAF domain-containing protein has translation MNTLEIKEEVSNFWSKIELVAEISKILRDKPTSRKSLLKILDLIAQIIPFDSATMYLFNKVQNELKEVATRGKTVNVLDFLQFGQGMGLAGWAAKQKQPLYIPGREPGIDHVRKHHDGILILPLLMDDELVGVLCFSDSTSKSFNTNRRRFLEIVTDQIAVSLERLNYLKQLEQKNLYLEQTQTRLKEAQAQLIAQEKLKAVSELAISVNHEVNNPLSTIVGNAQIIELESADLPEKITKRVNAIVDGARQISLITHKLMKIDRLVSEQYTRNNKETMLNLDKSSGIE, from the coding sequence TTGAACACACTTGAGATAAAAGAAGAGGTTTCAAATTTTTGGAGTAAAATCGAGCTGGTAGCCGAGATTTCCAAAATCCTGCGGGATAAACCGACGAGCAGAAAATCTCTATTAAAAATTCTGGATTTAATAGCCCAAATAATTCCGTTCGACTCTGCCACTATGTATCTTTTCAATAAAGTTCAAAACGAACTCAAAGAGGTTGCTACTCGCGGTAAAACGGTTAATGTCCTGGATTTTTTGCAGTTCGGGCAGGGGATGGGATTGGCCGGTTGGGCCGCAAAACAAAAACAGCCTCTGTATATTCCGGGTCGTGAACCGGGAATTGACCATGTACGTAAACACCACGATGGTATTTTAATTTTGCCCCTGTTGATGGATGATGAATTAGTAGGCGTCTTGTGTTTTTCCGACAGTACCTCCAAATCCTTTAATACGAATCGGAGGCGATTTTTAGAAATAGTTACTGACCAGATTGCGGTATCGCTGGAGCGGCTAAATTATTTGAAACAGCTCGAACAAAAAAACCTGTACCTTGAACAAACCCAGACTCGACTAAAAGAAGCCCAGGCCCAACTCATAGCTCAGGAGAAATTAAAGGCAGTCAGTGAATTGGCCATATCAGTCAATCATGAGGTCAACAATCCTTTGTCCACCATTGTAGGTAACGCCCAGATCATAGAATTGGAGTCGGCGGATTTGCCCGAAAAGATAACCAAACGCGTCAATGCCATTGTCGACGGGGCTCGTCAAATATCGTTAATAACGCACAAATTAATGAAAATCGATCGCCTGGTTTCTGAACAATATACGCGTAATAATAAGGAAACCATGCTCAATCTTGATAAAAGCTCGGGAATTGAATAA
- a CDS encoding response regulator: MNEMIQKLIDKRAGEPINILIVDDEESVRNVFVDFCKTSPLFNVDAASGGMEAIEKVKNTNYDIVTLDLVMPEISGLDAIENIKKSRPHLPIVIVTGNATEELIRQAGTMGGCRVLRKPVNLDDFIAELADLAIEKC, encoded by the coding sequence ATGAATGAAATGATTCAAAAGCTAATCGATAAGCGGGCAGGGGAACCGATTAATATACTTATAGTTGATGATGAAGAAAGCGTCCGGAACGTTTTTGTCGATTTTTGCAAAACCTCACCACTTTTTAATGTCGATGCGGCTTCAGGCGGTATGGAAGCCATCGAAAAGGTCAAGAATACCAATTATGACATAGTTACTCTTGACCTGGTTATGCCCGAGATATCAGGATTGGACGCGATCGAAAACATTAAAAAATCGCGGCCCCATCTTCCCATTGTGATTGTTACCGGTAATGCCACCGAAGAATTGATTCGGCAGGCGGGAACGATGGGTGGGTGTCGAGTACTGCGAAAACCGGTAAATTTAGACGATTTTATTGCCGAATTGGCCGATTTGGCGATAGAAAAATGTTAA